The Flavobacterium faecale genome has a segment encoding these proteins:
- a CDS encoding LytR/AlgR family response regulator transcription factor has translation MKTIIIEDEKPAARLLQRKLEKLNIEVGVMLHSVEEAVNWFSQNEHPDLIFLDIQLSDGLSFEIFEKVEIKSAIIFTTAYDEFALRAFKLNSIDYLLKPIDEEDLEMAVSKFRERHPKNEKVELDFETIKKMLSGSVEKEYQKRFTIKIGQHLKVIAIDEIECFYSENKATYLHTFENRDYLIDGTLDQLEQKLDPTTFYRISRKFIIPISAIKDIVVYSNSRLKIVLPSYKDDEVIVSREKVSDFKNWIQ, from the coding sequence TTGAAAACAATAATTATTGAAGACGAAAAACCTGCAGCTAGATTGTTGCAACGAAAATTAGAAAAATTAAATATCGAAGTAGGGGTGATGCTTCATTCGGTCGAAGAAGCTGTCAATTGGTTTTCTCAAAATGAACATCCCGATCTGATTTTTTTAGACATTCAGTTGTCGGATGGTTTGTCATTCGAAATTTTTGAAAAGGTCGAAATCAAAAGTGCTATCATTTTTACAACAGCTTATGATGAATTTGCTTTGCGCGCTTTCAAATTAAATAGCATCGATTATCTTTTGAAACCTATCGACGAAGAGGATTTGGAAATGGCAGTTTCAAAATTCAGGGAACGTCATCCTAAAAATGAAAAAGTGGAATTGGATTTTGAGACGATAAAAAAAATGTTGAGTGGTTCGGTGGAAAAAGAATATCAAAAAAGATTCACCATCAAAATCGGACAACATCTAAAAGTGATCGCTATTGACGAAATTGAATGTTTTTACAGCGAGAACAAAGCGACCTATTTGCACACTTTTGAAAACCGAGATTATTTGATCGATGGCACCTTGGATCAACTCGAACAGAAATTAGACCCCACCACTTTTTATCGCATCAGTCGTAAATTTATAATTCCGATTTCGGCCATAAAAGATATTGTGGTCTACTCCAATTCGAGACTCAAAATTGTCCTTCCAAGTTACAAAGATGATGAGGTAATTGTCTCGAGAGAAAAGGTCTCAGATTTCAAAAATTGGATTCAATAA
- a CDS encoding sugar O-acetyltransferase, whose protein sequence is MTEKDKMIAGDYYNAGDATLIKDRRRAKNLLHRLNVTEYRVTKKAREIIKELIPDAGVNLYIEPPFHCDYGYNISCGDNVYFNVNCVVLDCAPVVIGSNVFFAPNVQLYTATHPLEAELRRTLESALPITIGDDCWIGGNTVICPGITIGKGSVIGAGSVVTKDIPENSLAVGNPAKVIRKLNQ, encoded by the coding sequence ATGACAGAAAAAGATAAAATGATTGCGGGTGACTATTACAATGCGGGTGACGCAACTCTAATTAAAGACCGCCGACGTGCCAAAAATTTGCTGCACCGATTGAATGTTACTGAATATCGTGTCACCAAAAAAGCACGCGAAATCATCAAGGAATTGATTCCTGATGCGGGGGTGAACTTGTATATTGAGCCGCCTTTTCACTGTGATTATGGATACAATATTAGTTGTGGCGACAATGTCTACTTCAACGTGAATTGTGTGGTGTTGGACTGTGCGCCGGTGGTTATTGGTTCGAATGTCTTTTTTGCACCCAATGTGCAATTGTACACGGCTACACACCCACTTGAGGCCGAATTGCGTCGCACACTCGAAAGCGCCTTACCTATAACCATTGGCGACGACTGCTGGATTGGTGGCAATACGGTGATTTGTCCCGGAATTACAATTGGAAAAGGATCGGTGATTGGCGCGGGATCTGTGGTAACGAAAGATATTCCTGAGAATTCGTTAGCAGTTGGAAATCCTGCAAAAGTAATCAGGAAATTAAATCAATAA
- a CDS encoding HPP family protein: MPTQYIKKGYQKTKYIIYKETLIDFREQFWSFVGSFIGIGCIAYFHAKHFPGSDGVYLIGSFGASSVLLYGIIQSPFSQPRNLIGGHVISAIIGVTIQILLPEPIWLAAPLAVSLSVIAMQMTKTLHPPGGATALIAIIGTEKIKTLGYWYVLSPVLAGCLILLFVALIVNNVTERRSYPSNNRFHRNYHTFRKKLAQRQQ; the protein is encoded by the coding sequence ATGCCAACACAATATATAAAAAAAGGATATCAAAAAACCAAGTACATAATATATAAGGAGACTTTAATTGATTTTAGAGAGCAGTTTTGGTCGTTTGTTGGCTCCTTTATTGGTATTGGATGTATTGCTTATTTTCATGCTAAACATTTCCCTGGATCAGATGGTGTTTACTTAATTGGGTCATTTGGTGCGTCGAGCGTATTGCTTTATGGAATTATCCAAAGTCCGTTTTCACAACCTCGGAACCTCATAGGTGGTCATGTTATATCTGCAATTATTGGTGTTACCATCCAAATACTCCTACCCGAACCTATATGGCTCGCCGCTCCTTTGGCTGTTTCGCTCTCGGTTATTGCCATGCAAATGACCAAAACCTTGCATCCGCCAGGTGGAGCAACCGCACTGATTGCTATAATTGGTACTGAAAAGATAAAAACCTTAGGATATTGGTATGTTCTATCTCCTGTACTTGCAGGTTGCTTGATTTTATTGTTTGTTGCTCTGATTGTAAATAATGTTACCGAACGTAGAAGTTACCCCTCAAACAACCGATTTCACAGGAACTACCACACTTTCAGAAAAAAATTGGCTCAGAGACAGCAATGA
- a CDS encoding 2TM domain-containing protein: MRKDKRILDNYDLDPNSDQARYNAAYKRVKRIKGFYVHLLVCVLVNAFILISIVKSSGFGVEMLWKWETWSTALFWGIGIVVHGWSVFGKNYFFGSDWEEKKMKEFMSEEESNKWE; this comes from the coding sequence ATGAGAAAGGATAAAAGAATACTTGATAATTACGATTTGGATCCTAACAGTGATCAAGCACGATATAACGCTGCATACAAGCGCGTAAAAAGAATAAAAGGGTTCTATGTTCATTTGTTAGTTTGTGTGCTGGTAAATGCCTTTATTTTGATCTCAATTGTAAAAAGTAGTGGTTTCGGAGTTGAAATGTTGTGGAAATGGGAAACTTGGAGTACGGCGCTTTTTTGGGGTATCGGAATCGTTGTACATGGCTGGTCTGTATTTGGGAAGAACTATTTTTTTGGATCGGATTGGGAAGAGAAAAAAATGAAAGAATTCATGAGCGAAGAAGAAAGCAATAAGTGGGAATAG
- the gloA2 gene encoding SMU1112c/YaeR family gloxylase I-like metalloprotein produces MLALNKIHHIAIICSDYEKSKHFYTHILGLTIIQEIYRKERDSFKLDLALNGDYVVELFSFPSPPQRPSRPESCGLRHLAFEVDSVVVCRDELIIEGINCETIRVDEFTGKRFFFIADPDDLPVEFYEK; encoded by the coding sequence ATGCTAGCATTAAACAAAATACATCATATTGCGATTATTTGTTCGGACTATGAAAAGTCAAAACACTTTTATACGCATATTTTAGGATTGACTATTATTCAAGAAATTTATCGAAAGGAGCGCGATTCGTTCAAACTCGATTTGGCGCTGAATGGTGACTATGTGGTCGAATTATTTTCGTTCCCAAGTCCGCCACAACGCCCTTCAAGACCTGAGAGTTGTGGTTTGCGTCATTTGGCATTTGAGGTTGATTCGGTTGTTGTTTGCAGGGATGAATTAATTATCGAAGGGATTAATTGCGAAACGATTCGGGTAGATGAATTTACAGGGAAACGCTTTTTCTTTATTGCTGATCCTGATGATTTGCCTGTAGAATTCTATGAAAAATAA
- a CDS encoding redoxin domain-containing protein yields MADYKSAKGFIIVFTCNHCPFAKKYEDRINSLAKKYKSIGYIVLAISPNDPEAQPEDSYELMQVRAKEKGFAFPYMLDEGQKIYPQYGATKTPHVFLLGKNRVVKYIGAIDDNVDSAKEVKGKYWQNTIAALEK; encoded by the coding sequence ATGGCCGACTATAAAAGCGCAAAAGGCTTTATTATTGTGTTCACTTGTAACCATTGTCCGTTCGCCAAAAAGTATGAAGATCGTATCAATTCTTTGGCTAAAAAATACAAATCCATAGGCTATATTGTGTTAGCAATAAGTCCAAATGATCCTGAAGCGCAGCCCGAAGATAGCTACGAACTAATGCAAGTAAGAGCCAAAGAGAAAGGATTTGCTTTCCCGTACATGTTAGATGAGGGACAAAAAATCTATCCTCAATACGGAGCGACTAAGACACCGCACGTCTTTTTATTGGGCAAAAACAGAGTCGTAAAATACATTGGAGCCATCGATGATAACGTAGATAGCGCCAAAGAAGTGAAAGGAAAATACTGGCAAAACACCATCGCAGCTTTAGAAAAATGA
- a CDS encoding TlpA family protein disulfide reductase encodes MKYSLFLFVGVLFSFQMKAQNPVVFDNYQALENEILSNKNTTYVVNFWATWCAPCVKELPYFEQLNTENKMIKVVLVSLDFKDQIQSRLIPFLKRKKVQSEVVVLTDKNYNNWLEKVDQNWSGSIPATLIIQGEKRVFVERDFATFNELNQYINSNIN; translated from the coding sequence ATGAAGTACTCATTGTTCTTGTTTGTAGGTGTCCTTTTTTCTTTCCAAATGAAGGCACAAAATCCAGTCGTTTTTGATAATTACCAAGCTTTGGAAAACGAAATATTGAGCAATAAAAACACCACTTATGTAGTCAATTTTTGGGCGACCTGGTGTGCTCCATGTGTTAAAGAATTGCCCTATTTTGAGCAACTGAATACAGAGAATAAAATGATAAAAGTGGTCCTCGTAAGTTTGGATTTTAAGGACCAAATTCAGTCCCGATTAATTCCGTTTTTGAAGCGTAAAAAGGTGCAATCTGAAGTCGTGGTTTTGACTGATAAAAACTATAATAATTGGCTCGAAAAAGTAGACCAAAACTGGTCTGGATCTATCCCTGCTACACTGATTATACAAGGTGAAAAAAGGGTGTTTGTTGAGCGTGATTTCGCTACTTTTAATGAGCTAAATCAATACATAAATTCGAATATAAATTAA
- a CDS encoding IS1096 element passenger TnpR family protein: MVYKFRVILDAEEDIFRDIAILDDDTLEDLHNAIFNSFGFDGMEVASFYTCDETWNQEDEIALFDTGDIPGEQKTMSDYKLSDLLDDENTKIIYVYDFINMWTFLVELAAIEEQEGNALYPETLFSHGEMPDEAMEKNFEADNADDYANDYEDGLDEDDLDMFEGDNSFEDYGSEDLWN, from the coding sequence ATGGTTTACAAATTCAGAGTAATTCTAGATGCAGAAGAAGATATTTTTAGAGATATTGCCATCCTTGATGACGATACTCTAGAGGATTTACACAACGCTATTTTCAACTCCTTTGGGTTTGATGGTATGGAAGTAGCCTCGTTTTACACCTGTGATGAAACATGGAATCAAGAAGACGAAATAGCTCTTTTTGATACCGGAGACATTCCTGGAGAACAAAAAACCATGAGCGACTACAAACTGTCTGACTTATTGGATGATGAAAATACCAAAATCATCTACGTATATGATTTCATCAACATGTGGACTTTCTTGGTCGAATTGGCTGCAATTGAAGAACAAGAAGGAAATGCATTATACCCTGAAACACTTTTCTCTCATGGTGAAATGCCAGATGAAGCAATGGAGAAAAACTTTGAAGCAGACAATGCCGATGACTACGCAAACGACTATGAAGACGGCCTAGACGAAGATGATCTAGACATGTTTGAAGGCGATAATAGCTTTGAAGATTATGGCTCAGAGGATTTGTGGAACTAA
- a CDS encoding CDP-alcohol phosphatidyltransferase family protein — MSKLTAKDQFIDLSDYGRPFGRLLANSLKNTRFTPIDVTLLFGLSGLTAIYCIIEGHLYWAAFFIVLKSMIDAADGELARLKKTPSYTGRYLDSVFDILLNFMFFSAICYVSNTPFWVTIIAFAALQLQGTLYNYYYVILRHKSAGADATSMIFERHTPTALPGEKQRNVNLMFRIYTYVYGAFDAVIYALDPKAYLVSTFPNWFMTVLSVYGLGFQLLLIAVMLPLGYVEWILPFFIGYSLLLAVLIPIRRMYIE, encoded by the coding sequence ATGTCAAAACTTACTGCTAAAGACCAATTTATCGATTTGTCTGATTACGGACGTCCTTTTGGTCGATTATTGGCTAATTCCTTAAAAAATACTCGCTTTACTCCAATTGATGTTACCTTATTATTTGGTCTGTCGGGACTAACGGCTATTTACTGCATTATTGAAGGCCATTTGTATTGGGCTGCTTTTTTCATTGTACTAAAATCAATGATTGATGCCGCAGATGGCGAGCTGGCCCGCCTGAAGAAAACTCCTTCCTACACGGGTAGATACCTCGATAGTGTCTTTGATATCCTATTGAATTTTATGTTCTTTTCTGCTATTTGTTATGTTTCGAATACCCCGTTTTGGGTTACGATTATCGCATTTGCCGCACTACAATTACAAGGCACTCTATACAATTACTATTATGTTATTTTGCGTCATAAGTCCGCTGGAGCCGACGCCACAAGTATGATATTTGAACGTCATACACCAACCGCTTTGCCGGGTGAAAAGCAACGAAATGTTAACTTGATGTTCCGAATATATACCTATGTATACGGTGCCTTTGATGCTGTAATCTATGCCTTGGACCCGAAAGCGTATCTTGTTTCTACTTTTCCGAATTGGTTCATGACTGTACTGTCTGTGTACGGTTTGGGCTTTCAACTGCTATTGATTGCTGTTATGCTTCCGCTGGGATATGTTGAATGGATTCTGCCCTTTTTTATTGGCTATTCTTTATTATTGGCTGTATTAATTCCGATTCGCCGTATGTATATTGAGTAG
- a CDS encoding histidine kinase gives MNPSRLFKELPRALLISFLIFIVLVTIPVLNGGTITFDNKLKVNFLYTMLYGMVLYYSNALLFMKLQSSFKNKSYTLKRLVISLGSSLLLSLFVIFLLRIFEDVIVENRSFLTFFESETISNYIVAAVTSFIVFLGIYSLYYYKVYNENKVKEQKIIAGTASAKFESLKNQIDPHFLFNSLNVLSSLIEENPENAQRFTTSLSKIYRYVLEQKDKELVSIEEELAFAKTYMSLLKMRFEDSLEYEMTIENPDPEAKVVPLALQLLLENAVKHNVVSTQKPLKIRIFIENGFLVVQNAFQKKEVLQNRQGVGLQNIINRYAIVTDRKVLIEKTEHHFKVRLPILTKQISIVQTTVLQNENNAYYRAKKRVEELKGFYGNLISYCIVIPFLVFINLTFSPQFQWFWFSAGGWGFGLLMHGIKVFGYRSDWEERKIQEILRKEATKKHKK, from the coding sequence ATGAATCCAAGTAGACTATTTAAAGAGCTCCCAAGAGCACTTCTTATTTCGTTTTTAATATTTATTGTCTTGGTAACTATTCCGGTTTTGAATGGCGGAACGATAACATTCGATAACAAATTGAAGGTGAATTTTCTATACACCATGTTGTATGGGATGGTTTTATATTATAGTAATGCTCTTCTTTTTATGAAACTACAATCATCTTTTAAAAATAAAAGTTATACGCTCAAAAGATTGGTTATAAGTTTGGGTAGTTCTTTACTTTTATCTTTGTTCGTGATTTTTTTACTTCGAATTTTTGAAGATGTAATTGTAGAAAACAGGAGTTTTTTAACCTTTTTCGAATCAGAAACGATTTCAAATTACATTGTTGCTGCAGTAACTTCCTTTATTGTTTTCCTGGGAATTTATTCACTATATTACTACAAAGTATACAATGAAAACAAGGTAAAAGAACAGAAGATTATCGCAGGAACAGCTTCGGCTAAATTCGAAAGTTTAAAAAATCAAATCGACCCTCATTTCCTTTTTAATAGTTTGAATGTGTTGAGTTCCTTGATTGAAGAAAATCCCGAAAATGCACAACGTTTTACAACTTCATTGTCTAAAATTTACCGTTATGTTTTGGAGCAGAAAGACAAAGAATTGGTATCGATTGAAGAGGAGCTTGCCTTTGCAAAAACCTACATGAGTTTGCTCAAAATGCGTTTTGAGGACAGTTTGGAATACGAGATGACAATTGAAAATCCAGATCCAGAAGCCAAAGTGGTGCCGCTTGCTTTGCAACTTTTGTTAGAAAATGCAGTCAAGCACAATGTGGTGAGTACCCAAAAACCTTTGAAAATTCGGATTTTTATCGAAAACGGATTTTTAGTAGTTCAAAATGCTTTTCAAAAGAAAGAGGTTTTGCAAAATAGGCAAGGGGTAGGATTACAAAATATCATCAACCGCTACGCAATTGTCACTGATCGAAAAGTTTTGATCGAAAAAACAGAACACCATTTCAAAGTCCGTTTACCAATTTTGACAAAGCAAATTTCGATAGTTCAAACTACAGTTTTGCAAAATGAAAACAATGCTTATTATCGTGCCAAAAAACGAGTGGAAGAATTAAAGGGGTTTTACGGGAATTTGATTTCGTATTGCATCGTCATTCCGTTTTTGGTTTTTATTAATTTGACATTTTCGCCGCAATTCCAATGGTTTTGGTTTTCTGCCGGTGGTTGGGGATTTGGACTTCTCATGCACGGTATCAAAGTATTTGGTTACCGAAGCGATTGGGAAGAACGTAAAATACAAGAAATTTTGAGAAAAGAAGCGACTAAAAAACACAAGAAATAA
- a CDS encoding chloride channel protein, translating to MTKSAKIKKNHSFIILKKLVIVSALIGFLSSFMGIVLKRSTEYYEDIFLERANNHLVFYLLFPFIGLSLIYFLRQYVFRKKENKGIKEVFDSTTNKTNNLPAYKIPSHFINGFLTVIFGGSTGIEISTVVAAATIGSVAQRKKNIFRKYKTELICAGVAAGITALFGSPIAGLLFAYEVISKKISNIFLLTTGIAVAIAYGLLLTINEPPLFAIHITTWHTNAIPYFILLGILAGLNAVYMTKTVLFIKGQFLKINTHFHKIILGSIILSAALLLFPQLYGEGYHSIKSIINSSNQSLVSLSLVVTLASILILKPIVSSVTLAAGGDGGVFAPSLFIGAFLGLLTALCLNHLFDSDVIVLNFMVLGMGAVLSASINAPFTALFLTLGLTNNYTLFLPILLVCFVSKYTAKMIFPHTVYSFIPKTAH from the coding sequence ATGACAAAATCGGCTAAAATCAAAAAGAATCATTCTTTTATCATTTTAAAAAAATTAGTAATTGTCTCTGCTTTAATTGGTTTTCTCTCCTCCTTTATGGGAATTGTATTAAAAAGATCAACTGAATATTACGAGGATATTTTCTTAGAAAGAGCCAATAATCATCTTGTTTTTTATCTATTGTTCCCCTTTATTGGCTTGTCACTGATCTACTTTTTACGTCAATATGTATTCAGAAAAAAAGAAAACAAGGGCATTAAAGAAGTTTTTGATAGTACTACAAACAAAACGAACAACCTACCCGCTTATAAAATTCCGTCACACTTCATCAACGGATTTTTAACGGTCATTTTTGGAGGATCAACAGGGATCGAAATTTCGACTGTGGTGGCCGCAGCAACGATTGGCTCTGTGGCCCAGCGAAAGAAAAATATCTTTAGAAAATACAAAACCGAATTGATTTGTGCGGGTGTTGCTGCCGGAATTACGGCTTTGTTTGGTAGTCCTATTGCAGGATTATTGTTTGCGTATGAGGTTATTTCGAAAAAGATTTCAAATATCTTTTTACTTACTACGGGCATTGCTGTTGCTATTGCCTATGGTTTATTACTTACCATAAATGAACCTCCACTGTTTGCCATTCATATTACTACTTGGCACACCAATGCTATTCCGTATTTTATACTACTCGGAATTTTAGCAGGACTTAATGCCGTGTATATGACCAAAACAGTATTGTTTATAAAAGGGCAATTTTTAAAAATAAACACTCATTTTCACAAAATCATTTTAGGATCAATAATATTAAGCGCTGCGTTGCTCTTGTTTCCGCAGTTGTATGGAGAAGGTTATCATTCGATAAAAAGCATCATCAATAGTTCCAATCAAAGTTTAGTTAGCTTGTCGTTGGTTGTCACCCTTGCAAGTATTTTGATTTTAAAACCTATTGTTAGTTCTGTGACCTTGGCTGCAGGTGGTGATGGCGGTGTGTTTGCTCCAAGTTTGTTTATAGGTGCTTTTTTAGGATTGCTAACAGCATTATGCCTCAATCATTTATTTGATAGTGATGTAATAGTTCTCAATTTTATGGTCCTAGGTATGGGAGCCGTTTTGAGTGCGAGTATCAACGCTCCTTTTACGGCTTTGTTTTTGACACTTGGACTAACCAATAATTATACTTTGTTTTTACCCATTTTACTAGTTTGTTTTGTATCGAAATACACTGCAAAAATGATTTTTCCACACACCGTTTATAGTTTCATTCCAAAAACAGCTCACTAA
- a CDS encoding COX15/CtaA family protein → MKKAEKSVIYWLLTGCFLLFLMVTVGGITRLTNSGLSMTDWHLVTDTFPPLTEEKWNAAFEEYKKFPEYQKINIHNDFQLSDYQFIYFWEWFHRFIGRIIGLVFIVPFVYFLIKKKLDRATIKKCFVLLFMGGFQGFLGWFMVRSGLIDNPDVSHFRLALHLTFAFITFAYTLWVALDLLYPHRNPPQLNLQKIARITLVLLLIQIIYGGFVAGLNAGLIHNHWPLMSDGQFVHDSVFIEQPSLLLNLTEGKSGVQFVHRTLAYVVVFMIGLLFVKSKRNLLLQDQKRGINALIFLILVQFALGVFTLLLAVPLWLGLAHQINAFFLLATMTFTLHRLSK, encoded by the coding sequence ATGAAAAAAGCGGAAAAATCAGTAATATACTGGTTACTTACAGGATGTTTTCTTTTGTTTTTGATGGTGACCGTTGGTGGCATCACTCGTTTGACCAATAGCGGTTTATCTATGACCGATTGGCATTTGGTAACAGATACCTTCCCTCCTTTGACGGAAGAAAAGTGGAATGCGGCTTTTGAAGAGTACAAGAAGTTTCCGGAGTATCAGAAAATCAATATTCATAACGATTTTCAGTTATCAGACTATCAGTTTATTTATTTTTGGGAGTGGTTTCACCGTTTTATAGGGCGCATTATCGGATTGGTATTTATAGTTCCGTTTGTGTATTTTTTGATCAAAAAGAAGCTAGATCGCGCTACGATTAAAAAGTGCTTTGTACTACTATTTATGGGTGGTTTTCAGGGATTTTTAGGCTGGTTCATGGTACGAAGTGGACTGATTGACAATCCTGATGTAAGCCACTTTAGACTGGCATTGCACCTTACTTTTGCTTTCATCACTTTTGCTTATACCCTTTGGGTGGCGCTAGATTTGTTGTATCCACACCGCAATCCTCCGCAATTGAATTTACAGAAAATTGCAAGAATTACGCTTGTTTTACTATTAATCCAAATTATATATGGTGGTTTTGTAGCGGGCTTAAATGCTGGTTTGATTCATAACCACTGGCCTTTGATGAGTGACGGACAATTTGTACATGATAGTGTTTTTATAGAGCAACCTAGCTTACTACTAAACCTTACCGAAGGTAAGAGTGGTGTGCAGTTTGTACATCGTACACTAGCTTATGTTGTTGTATTTATGATTGGATTGTTGTTTGTAAAAAGTAAACGAAACTTGTTATTACAGGATCAAAAAAGAGGAATTAATGCTTTGATTTTCTTGATTTTGGTGCAATTTGCCTTGGGTGTATTTACTTTATTACTAGCTGTTCCACTTTGGTTGGGATTGGCACATCAAATTAACGCTTTCTTTTTGTTAGCAACGATGACGTTTACTTTGCATAGACTTTCTAAATAA
- a CDS encoding four helix bundle protein — MATITRFEDLEIWQEARRLSKEIIFIAKNTELNRDYKLKEQIKDSSGSVMDNIAEGFERNGNLEFRQFLSIAKGSAGETRSQLYRLLDNEYITEENSKILIAQYERLSIKIHNFITYLNKKDFKGTKFIDS; from the coding sequence ATGGCTACAATTACGAGATTTGAAGATTTAGAAATTTGGCAAGAAGCTAGAAGATTATCAAAGGAGATTATTTTTATAGCCAAAAACACAGAATTAAACCGAGACTATAAACTAAAGGAACAAATCAAAGATTCTTCGGGTTCTGTGATGGATAATATCGCAGAAGGATTTGAACGAAATGGCAATCTTGAGTTTCGACAATTCTTATCAATTGCAAAAGGCTCGGCTGGCGAAACTCGATCACAACTTTATCGCTTATTAGATAATGAGTATATTACCGAAGAAAACTCAAAAATATTAATTGCTCAGTATGAGAGGTTAAGTATCAAAATCCACAATTTTATTACCTATTTAAACAAAAAAGATTTTAAAGGGACAAAGTTTATCGACTCCTAA
- a CDS encoding 2TM domain-containing protein, which yields MECSNQEEERYYRARKKVEDIKGFYGNLTSYVVVNSGLFILNIITSPGHYWFYWPLLGWGIGVLFHACKVFDLISVFGYDWEERKIKEFMEKENQNQKRDQWQ from the coding sequence ATGGAATGTAGTAACCAAGAAGAAGAGCGCTATTATAGAGCGAGAAAAAAAGTTGAGGACATCAAAGGCTTTTATGGTAACTTAACCTCATACGTAGTGGTAAATAGCGGGTTGTTTATTCTCAACATTATCACTTCACCAGGTCATTACTGGTTTTATTGGCCTTTGCTGGGGTGGGGAATTGGCGTGCTATTTCATGCCTGTAAAGTTTTTGATTTGATTTCGGTTTTTGGATATGATTGGGAAGAACGAAAAATCAAAGAATTCATGGAGAAGGAAAATCAGAATCAGAAAAGAGATCAATGGCAATAA